The following nucleotide sequence is from Anguilla rostrata isolate EN2019 chromosome 3, ASM1855537v3, whole genome shotgun sequence.
gacctatttttttttttttagcgcaaaTCCACATAGTATGGTTTCcggtttcttcttcttcgatttTGTTTCGCGGCAAATCAAGAAGAAGCgagaagcaaaacattccattaacttagcgttgaaatcaaacaaactaacgtctgctagcttttgtttgatgcgatatcggtgtaataatgaggtgcaatAATGAGGTGCATGTACTCGGTTATAATGCCCCCGTTAAACTtgacttgaaagcacattttcatagttttccacgcgatgcaactttgtgccagatatggctggatgtaatcagacaccccaacataacagccaaAGAAGTTCagtcttcttctgtgtattctgGGTCGAATCGATAGGGCACAACAATACCATGATCAcaaacaaaatctccttcgtcctcagacattttcggtttcactagctagtagtcatacaacactatttcattacattacattacatttatttggcagacgcttttatccaaagcgacgtacaaaaactgcatttcatggtcatagacaactactaaacacaggttcagtaagatacaatacttattttgtacagctatttctagccaagaacacagtttagttcacacagtgaacactattcagacctaacctctgcaaagccaactaggcagaagattaagctacagtattaggacaaatacaaattaccaaaaagtgctgggatgggtcaacatgtaacaagtgtcatgaaaagggggggggggggatctagagtgaaatatacagcatggtggtggttagtctaggtatagtctgaagagatgagccttcaggccacggcagaagatgggtagtgagggggaggttcggagagggatggggagttcgttccaccactggggagctagggtggagaagctctatGATCCCTTTGGtcaggtgggaggggttacaaggcgccctgctgccgcagagcggagtggtcgaacAGGGACataggattgaatcatgtcctgcaagtagatgggggctgtcctgttggctgcagtgtaggcaagggtcagggctttgaaccggatcctggcagcaaccggtagccagtggactgatcgcagcagaggagttacgtgggagaatttgggaaggttgtagatgagtcgggcagcggcattctgaattatctgtagtggctgtatggcacaagctggcaggcttgcaaggagagagttgcggtagtcaaggcgagaggtcaccgtagcctggacgagcagctgggtggagtgcgtcgtcaggtatggtcgaatccttctgatgttgtacaggaggaatctgcaggaccgtgatgttgccttgatgtgctccttgaggtccagttggtcatccaggaccacccccaagctcttggcagagtgagaggcagtcactgtggtgccatcaaccgtgatttttctatatatttctacgaccaacctaaagttattgtctgcaggtacgcccacatcagaagtcccgcaatgatatgcatcctcaagttcgacactaaactgcctgggcctacttcctgcatttgtaaaggaaaacatcaaaacagtgtaaaatattagcataatgaaataactaatcgcaAAATGAAGGGCGACTCATTCATTTGAAgaacaatatcagtcatgagaagcagaagtgttataaagtgcaattcccctttaaatctCAAAAAAGGCTTTTGAACTCCAGGTGTTCATGAATTAAAACTCCCTTGTATTGTGCTGTCATTGCAGGAGCAATCTGAGATCCCTCACAAAGACATGACTGTAGATGAAGTAACATTCTCAACCTCAACCTCCTTCACCTCTTTCAACGACTCTTCCAGTGCTCAGAACAGTGTGGTCAGGCTAGAGCAGCCAAGGGCACAGTACTGTGTGGGGGACACATTGAATGTGCTCGTGGAGATTAGTGACTATGAAGGTAACCTAAAAGCCTATGGCGGAGACTTCATACTGGCCCGGATCCATTCTCCAAACCTCAAGGCATGTGCATCAGGAAACGTCACTGACCTCCTCAACGGCTCCTATCGTGTGCATTTCCACTTGTTTTGGCCTGGAGAGGTGCACGTCTCTGTGCTTCTGATCCACTCCTCTGAGGCAGTTAAGGTCCTCCAGAAAGACTGGATTAAGAATTACAGTAAGATCACACACATGGGAACCTTTGTCATTGGAAGAAAGAAGGAGACGTCTGAGTGTGCCCTCCGGCTAAGCTCAGACACACCCCTGTGTGAATACAGGAAGAAGCAGGATGGAGAATATTATGCCTGCTACAAGCCCCATACCCTTCCCTGCAACTCTCTGACCACCATGAGGTCTTACGCCTACCATGGTCCTAATTTCACAAAGGAGGAAGTTCACCTATTAGCCCAGTAAGGCATATGctattaaaaatattgtacaACCCCTGGCAAAAATTATGGAATCACCACACTTAGAGGATGTTCACCCAGCTTTTTTACTTCgtagcaaataaacaaatcacagatatgacacaaaacaatttaatttaatttaattttttaatttattttatttatttaatagctGAATATTCTCGTGAAACATAcctcaaacaaattaaatttaattattgtaattaatggaacatttttttccagatcaATTAGAGGAAAAAATTATGTAATCACTCaatgttgaggaaaaaaagttCTGCAATTATGGAATCACCTTGTAATTTGCATTTCTAAAACAAATACTGGCACCAGTCTAAAAACGCAAATTCGTTTGCAGTTAAAAGAGAGTGCTTACAGACCTTAATGTGCTGTTGGCTAATTGAAAGGAAACATGGCCCCAACAAGAGAGTTGTCAATTGAAACAATGAAAGGGATTATGAAACTCTTTCAAGGAGGAAATCCAAAAGGGAGTGTGGCAAAAGATGTTGGTTGTTCCCAGTCAGCTGTGTCTAAGATTTGGTGCAAGTTTAAACAAAATGGGAAGGTTATAAAAGGAAAACATACGGGTAGACCAAGGAAGACGACAAAGCGTCAGGATAGAAAACTCAGTAATATGCcttgaaaatagaaaatgcagaacaaaagaaatgaaaaacaaatgggcGGAAACAGGAGTCAATGTTTGTCAGAGAACTGTAAGAAATCGGCTGAATTAAATGGGATTTACATATAGAAAACCAAACGAAAACCAGCACTAACACctaaacagaagaaaacaagGTTACAGTGGGCTAAAGAGACGCAACCATGGAGTGTGGCCGATTGGATGAAAGTGATATTCAGTGATGAATCACTAATCTGCATTGGCCAAGGAGATGATGCTGGAACTTTTGTCTGGTGCCGTTCTAATAAAGATGACTGCCTGAAGAAAACAATCAAATTCCCCCACTCATTTATGATATGGGGTTGCATGTCAGGTAAAGGACCAGGGGAGATGGCAATCATTACCCCAACAGTCAGTGCACAGGTGTACATTGAAATTTTGGACACTTTTCTCATTCCATCGATAGAAAATAGGTTTGAATGTTTGATGAAGTCATTTTTCAGGATGATAATGCATTTTGCCACAGAACAAAGTGCGTTAAAGCTTTTCTTCAGGAAAGGCATATCAACTCAATGACATGGCCAGCAAACAGTCCGGATGTCAATCCGATTGAAAATTTATGgtggcaatttaaaaaaattagtcCATGACAAGGCTCCATCCTACAAAGCTGATCTGTGAACCGCTATTCGAGAAAGTTTTACCCAGCTTGATGGAgaatattgtttttcattagtgAAGTCCATGCCTCAACGAATTCAGGCCATCATAAAAGCCCAAGAAGGAGCAACAAAGTActaattgtcattttttttgttgatgattCCATAATTTTTTCCTCTACTtgatctggaaaaaaatgtgccgttaattaaaataatttaatttaatttgtttgaggTATGTTTCACAAAGCCAGAATGTTCAgctattaaacaaaaattgttttgtatcATATctgtgatttgtttatttgctacAAAGCAAAAAAGCTGGGTGAACATCCAAGGGTGGTGATTCCATAATTTTTGCCAGGGTTTGTATGTTTTCTGGTCTATGGTAGTTTGCACTTCAGTTGATGGAGCCTCAccttctgttaaaaaaatgtttagagTTGAAAATTTAGGTATTTACCAACATCTTATTTCATACTAATGAATAAATTAGACATATTTTTCAGGTTACGTTAGAGCAATTATATCCTGCAACTTGTGTTTTTGATGTACATGATTTAGACGGATCACATCAAAAAGAACATTGATTATTGATCCTGCTACATTTTTGGGTATATTGATTGTATATTCAGGTCCAGCATATAGAACGGGTGGTAAATTgccatttaattttacattgtagtagcaatttgtgtaaaaaaaacaaaacaaaaaaaaacttctattaTCCAAAATGGTATTGGGAGCAGATAAGCCAATGTGGGTGAGTTGAAATTAAGCTTTTGAGTTTGCTGTGAAAGTCTGTTTAACCATCTAAATGTTCATAATTGTATTTTGAAGGGAAAATACTGGAATAGCAATACCAAACAGCTTCAACCCTGTGACAGTGGTTGGTTGTACTGGTACGTTATTTTTGTCCGTGCCTGACACTCCAAAATGCCTTCCTAAAAGAAATAAActatgaaattgaaaaatggaCATGAAAGCATTTGGACTAAATAGCTGGCAGCCATAATACCTTGTAACATTCTGCTAACAAATAGCTCAAGCAAAGGAGGGATGGACTTGGTTAATGCTTGAATGGAAGACCTGCATAAATTGGTTGGCCAGTAGGGGGAAATACTATTGAGACCAAGTAAATGTACCGTTGCAGTGATGGGTACACTATAGGAATCACCTTCTTTCAGAGGAGATGTTAAATGGCAGTCCTTACTCATTGTGGTTATTAAAGCTCTCCctacatttttcacaaatagTAGGGATATTCCCTGGTATCCTGGCTATATTCCCAAACTGGCTGCCTAAATCTGGCCACCAACTATCCTTGAGTGTAACTGGCAAGTAGGTCCCTCCTTCCTGGCTTGACTGATGTATGATATGAGCTTTCACACGTCACTCAAGGCAAGTATGTGATGTGAGCTTTCTGTCTCAAAAAGGGTGCCATTGGTGGTGATTGACATGATTTTCCTGACTTCTCAATGAAACACTTTGAGATTGTGCTGCATGAATGCACTCCATTACTGAAATCCAATCCATGACATATGCAGGCCCATATTAATGTTTTAGGTCTCACAATGGGACACTATTTTTACAATGATATTGGTGATGTTAACTGTTGATCATGCTGTACAATAACCAATGACATCTTAGCCATCCTTTCAAAACCATAGCCTAATTCACGTCTCTGAACCAGTATAAATATAGTATGCCATAATGTCATTGAAATTTGTGGAGGGAATTTGTACTGTATATCTTTCTCATGAATTTAAACTCTTTTTATCTCTTTCCTTTTCAATCTTTCAGGTACAGTGCACAGACCTACTGAAAAGTGTGTGGTAGGAATGAACCCCCCTTTTCCTGGGGGATATTTCTATTCAGATAGGTGGTCTTCTTCCTCCTGTCAGGCAGGCCCCTTCCTCAATGCAGGTGCCATTACCAGATGTTTAAAGGAAAAGACTCTCTATCTATTGGGTGACTCCACTGCACGCCAGTGGATAGAGTATTTGAATAGAAAGCTGAAAGGTAATGACTGAGACAACTCAAACGGAAAATACAACTACTTGGTGTTCTGCAATATCAGGCCTGCTTTTGTGATACATTAGCCATGTTTAACAGTCAGCAGATACAATTTATGAGCTCCTGATGATTCTTTTGAATGATCACAGCAGTATACATTTGAATGTCATGCGATTTCCTCTTatcaaatgttaaaaatgtaattttaacatTCACAAGTCATATTTTGTGAGGTTTCTGTCTCATTTCATGGAGCTAAAAGGAATTAAAAGTTGGGGGCTCCTAATTTGCACTGGACAGGCAGAAGGGGATGTCCAGTTAGAGCACTTGGCCTTTGTGCTATgacagttcaattcaattcaattcagaaacagagcaaaaagagcaaacaccaggcctgaacccccaaatagcaagtacataaggtaaaaaaaaaaactcccagtggggagaaaaccctcaaacagtggcgagaaaaaactccccaatgggaagaaatatTTAGAGGAACCCGGCAagagagggggagcccatccttcactggccagcctggtgtaaagtagcagtagaatggaatgtagcagaaatTCTGCAAGGGATCTATcatagcaaataaaatgggttaagcaggttaTATCTGTGGTGAAAAGCAAATAGGAAGACCAAATGGTGTAGCTCagcagtttagaggagccggGTGATGGATCTGGATTTCCAGGCTGCGTCaaaggcatgggcaggggaggaatagggctgaagcagtccatgaccatgGAGCCAGGGACAGGGCTGATGTGATCCCATGGACTCAAGTCGAGGAAACAGGCTAGAGTGATCCTTAGACTCGATGCTAAGCTAACTAGCCTGTCTGCTCCGTAGAAGTGAGCTTGACACTTAAGCTAAGCTACCTAGTGTGTCAACTCCGTATGGCTAACTTGACACTTGAGGCTAAGCTAACTAGCATGTCCGGTCCGTAGAAGTGAGGTTGAGACTAAATCTAAGCTCCGTACCCAGCCCAGACAACTGCGTTTAATTTCACAAACTCTGTGATCATACTTGACCATTTAACAGGATTATAGGAGTATTGAAATGGCTAACTATAGGACTGACTAAAGAGGTAAATGTTAAGCCTACAAttaaagacagagagtgtgtatgaAGCCCGCACATACATAGGGAGAATGTTCCATAAGACAGGAGCTCTATGagagaaggctctaccacccattgtaattttagatatACATGGAATTTTCAAATAACCATGATCTTGTGGACAAAGTACTCTTGGAGGAGAGTAAGGAATAAGTAACTCACGAAGATAGTCAGGGGCTAAATTGTTTATAGCTTTATATGTTAACAGCAAGATCTTATAGTCAATTCTAGATTTGACAGGCAGCCGGTGAATAGATTTAAACACGGGATATATTCCTATTTCCTAGTAATACCCTAGTAGCTGCATTTTGTACATGTTGGAGATGTTTCAAGGCTGAGTTGGTGCAACCTTACAATAAAACGTTGAAGTAATCAGGTTGAGAGGATACAAATGCATGAACCATTTTTTCAGATGTTGACCCCCCTGGAGGGATATTTTCCTAAATTTAGATATGTTCTTTAGGTGGTAGAAGGCTACTCGTATATTATTAATGTGGCCCTGAAAGGAGAGATCTAATCAAAAGTTACACCAAGGTTTTTAACGACTATTttggaggagacagagaagccATTTAGCAACTCAGTTTTATCAGAATTCAACATGAGGAAATGTTGGTTCATTCAAGCCTTTGTGTCTTTAAGTCAGACCTCTAACTTGGCTAGTGGATCAATTTTGCCtggtttaaaatacaaataaagttgtGTGTCATATGCATAGAAGAACACCATGACTGCTTATGATGTCCCCAAGAGGGAGCATGTacaaggaaaaaaagcaaaggacCCAACACAGATCCTTAAGGTACTCCAAAGTTTACCCTGGAATACTCAGAGGACTTATTTACCCCAACAGCCTGAGATCTGTCATTGAGATAGGATAAACCACATAAGGGCTTGCACAGTGACACTGACTGATTTTTCTAACCTATGGAGGAGGATATAGTTGTCAGTGGTATCAAAGGTAGCACTCAGGTCAAGCAGGACTAGAACAGAGATACGTCCACAATCAAGGGAGAAAAACAGATTGTTCAATACTCGAGCAAGGGCTGTCTCAGTACCATGATGCCTCCTAAAACCAGACTGAAACCTCTCATACATATTGTTATCATGTGAGAAAGAATAGAGTTGTTGTGCTACACATTTCTCAAGCATCTTTAACAGAAATGGGTgatttgaaatgggtcagtagTTAGCCTGGTGTGTCAGATCCAAATTTGATTTCTTGAACAGTGCCTTGATTTCTGCCTTCTTAAAAGATGTGGGTACATAGCCGGATAACAGTGAAGAGTTAATTATATTAAGAATTGGTTTGCAAAGAACGGGCAATAGCTCCTTCAGTAGCTTTGTGGATATGAGCACTGGTGGTTGATTTGGAAGAAGAAACTAGTTTGACTAGTTCACTCAGAAGTATGGGAGCAAAGGATTCCAGTCATTCTATGTGTTTATGAGGAAGGTCTATGATATCAATAAAGGTGTTGTTGACTAGTGTGAAAGCAGATATAtattctcaaattcaaattattttactgcaaaaGAAAGTCAAGAAATAATTTGTACTACAAGAAGCTGGAATTTCTGGTTTAGTTGCTGCATGGCTATTAGCTAGTATTATTAGATCAGCAAATGTTTTAAATAGAAACTGGggattattataattttttgtacAAGCATTTAAAAGTTAGTAGACCTTGCATTGGCGAGAGAATGCTTATAGGCACCAAGACTCTCTTTCCAGGCCATGTGATATGACCACCCTGAATTCCAAAACGGAGTCCTGGTGATTGTGTTTGGACTTCTGGTGCAAAGCACAGTTAGccattttttcaaaaagttcCTAACATTTGTCCcattttttcattatgtttcCTCAGGTCTGAGAATGAAAGGGAGTCGTCTGCTGTCATATTTAGCTGTTGATGCCCGTAATAAGATTACTGTCCGATGGATAAAGCATGCTCATCCCTGGCTTAGCACTTTACCATCCAGCATAAAGAAATCAGTCACCATTCCTGAAGTACTGGACAGTATAACACTTGGTCGTGGGCAGAAGGATGTGATCGTGGTCATTGGAATCGGCCAGCATTTCCGGCCCTACCCCCCAGAAGTCTTTATCCGAAGGCTACAAAGCATCCGCCGGGCGATTCTGCGGTTACACGCCCGCATCCCCCAGGCCGTTGTTGTTATAAAGCTGGAGAACACCATTAAACTGAGGCCAACGATGATAGGTAACAGTAACTGGTATGGCTACATGCAGAACCTGGCTCAGAGGAAAGTGTTTGAGTGCCTGAAAGTGGCTCTGGTAGATGCCTGGGACATGACTGTGGCTGCCAACACTTTAGACGTCCACCCTAATCCAGTCATTGTTTCTAATCAGGTGGCTCTGGCCCTGTCGTACTCCTGTCATTAGGCATGGGTACTGTCTGAAAGGTTACTCTGTAATTGTGcatatttgtgctttttttttctttgtaaactGCATTTGGAGATATCTTGATGGGATACGTATAAAGCCCCTGTGATCTGCCGGCTCAAAATGAATGCAGGTGCAAAAACTCAAATTTATTGAGCCACACAATGAGTTTATTGACCTCTGCCTGTGTGCCATGAGAGGCATTATTATTTCAGGATAAAAACAGGTTTTCTAGTGGATTATTGGCCGGCACAAACTGAAACATGCACCCACTAACATCATTTCTGTAGTGAAGCATGGTGGTAGCAGTAGCATGCTATTTGGATGCTTCTCTTTGGAAAGGGAATTCTTCTCTACAAACAGTTGTCTGCACCCCACAACCCCTGGCCAACCCACTGATGCCCACCCAACCAACCAACCCCTGCATGCTTATCTGTTGAGACtgcaccatggctcccctgaccccaTATAGATTACcttcatttctctttcttttgttgGATTTCATTTTTGATTATGCTATAGTTATAGTGGTATAATGACAGGTTACCTGTCTAGTGGTACTTTCTCTACTAACAATAGAAATAGTTGTTTGTTAGTTTGTCTGTACCTTCTTTgtgaaattgcattttgtaGTCCTTAGAGTAACACTGATATTCTCCACTATAGATTACTCTGGTAAGGGAAATCTACCAAGTGTTTGTAttgtaatataatgcaaaaaGGGACAGTGAAATCGAAGGAAAAATGGACAGTGCAGTATATATAGACAAATACTTGCAGAAAATAGATTTAATAAATCACCTTTCAgcagaataataatacaaagtactgagttaaaaatgataaagagGTCACTATTCTTTAGAGACCCAGACAAAGTCCTGACCTCAGTCTCACCAAAATCGGTTGAATAACTTAAAAATTTCAGCCCAGAAGTAATGTCCATGAAACATGAAAGAGATGGAGCTGATCTACCAAAggcaataaatgaaaataattcccAATTCCAACAAATGTGGAAAGTTGGCAGTACTTTGCAGAGACTTAAAGTTGTTATTCTGGTAAAAGGTGCTtccatgaaatattcatgtgAGGTGTCTGAATACTTATCCAAGCatattataataaaacatttcagttttatttttcctttaaattacTCGCTGGTTTATTACAAATTTacccttttaaaatgttgcttttttggTGTGTGagcttttaataaaaatataaaatggaaaaggCACTGTGCATGTAAGTGTGCATGTTTCACTTGTTgataaaaaattatgtttaatgaaTACAGcaatttcagtgcattttaaaatttgtaattcATTCTGTGCCATGATTTTCTCCACTGTGGTGTTGTTTTATGGTGATTTTCAGGTAAGACAGAGTGAGTTGTTTGGAAAAGGAAGGGATCCCAGGGATATGGGGAGACCCCAGAAGTCCACAGCtcaagcttttaaaaattatttatttaacctttatttacccggggtaggttcgctgagcaaggatcttttgcagcaacgccctgcttgACACTCAAATACATTCAAGCAGGGCATTGTACCAAGTATCAAATTACGTCAATGATATACTGCAAGTGACATGTTTTACACTGGGAATGGAATACCACTTACCAGGTGGGAGGGAATAAAGCTGTGAAAAGAACATGACAGTCTTTCATGCAAATTCTTGTTCTATGAGTTGAAGATATGCTGATATTATCTGTACGATAAAATTcttattctgtttttagcagGTGTGGGTGGTTCTTAAAAGAGCTGCCTGCTGTATACAGGTCTTACAAGATGCCAAAGTTGCGCTCAACAACCATCCTGGCATGAGACAGGCGGTAATTAAACACCCTTTTCATGGGTGGAAGATTGCCACATGAGGTGTCTCTGCAGAGGGAATGCGTCATCAGCAACAAAGACATGGGTTTGGGCTCCCAGATGCTAAGCTCCAGGCAGCAGGTAGTCCCCCAGGCAGGTCAAGTGTGCCAGCCCTTTgggatttgtttgtttatgaatGTAGTGTGGGGTGAAAGTGGTTGGATCGGTTGTCTCAGGAGCACGTCCATGGTTTTGGCAGTGTTGCCAGCTTGCTGGTCAATTGCCACACTATTGGGTTTTGGTGTATAAGTACCCGCTGTCAGTAGCCCCTGAAGACCAGGGTTGAGTTATGTAGATCGAGATAGGCAGTTAGAGGGGATGCTCAATTTACAGGGTTGCTCTTATGCCTTGGTTGCACACTAGTTAGCTCAATACTGTACATTCTATTGTTTACCGGGGGCTGGTTGCTGTTGGTGCACTGGTCAGGTGTTAGTCATGGCAGGAGTAGATGATTTCATTGATGCTCCGTCAGAGGCGTTTTTAGAGCAGTGTACTAGAGATCAATTGATAAAGATATCCGatcattataaaatatgtattggTGACAAAAGACTAAAGGAAAATGTTAGGGCTATTGTAAAGGCAAATTTGTATGAGATGAAAGTTTTGACACCCCCACAAACATCACCTACTTCTACTAATCTGGTTGGGCTCTTTTTTCTCAGGATTCGCATCCTGATTTGGCCTTAAATTTTGAACAGCAGAAAGAATTGTTGAGATTGCGAATGCAattggagaaagagaaggagttGGAATTGGAAAGGGTATAACAGCAAGCAGAATTTGACAAAGCATTGGCACTGGAAAAAGTGAGGCAGCAAACAGAAAGGGCTAAAAATTGATTTAGAAAGCGAGAGACCGAGTTTAATTAAAGAAGGTCAATTTTGTGACATGTCAAGGAATGAAGAGTCGGCTCGGGGAAGTGATAATTCACGCGATACTTTTGTAATTTACGCTTGGTGCCTAAATTTCATGAGAAAGAGGTTGAAACTTTGTTTGAACGCGTTGCAGACGCGAGGGGCTGGGTTGATTCGGACCGCACAGTTTTGCTGCAGTGCTCAGGAGGCTTTTTCCTCGTTGATCGCAGTAGCGATTATGCAAAGGTTAAAGCTGTTATACTGAATGCGTATGAATTAGTCCCTGAGGCATACCGCCAGTGGTTTAGAAATTGGAAAAAGGGGGACAAACCATATCTTGAGTTTGCCCGTGATTTGGTGACTCACTTTATTCGCTGGTGTTCGATGTGAAAGATTTTGATGATTTGTGTAACTTTATGGTGCTTGAACAGTTTAAAAACTCAGTCCCAGAGCGAATTGCAATGTACATAAGTGAACAAGAAGTAAAGATGGCAGCGGAGGCTGCTGCGCTGGCAGATGATTATTTTTTGACTCATGCAGGTAGCGGTGGGGACCCCCGCACTTATGCCTTTACTGGTGGTAGAGAAAATGGCCCTGCTGGGGAGATGTATTTCTCTGGGAGTTCCGGTGGTAGTTTTCTTTCGGAGCAGAGAGTTGATCGTGGTGTCCGTGACTCCGAAACAGTTTGTCATTTCTGCCataaaaaatgtcactgcaAAAAGGACTTTGCTGTGCTCAAGTCACGGAACAAGTACAACGAAGCACATGTGAAGCCGGCTGCATTAGCTGCACCGATTTCCAAGTTAGTTATTACTGACCAGCCGAGTTGTGAATTACCATCTGTCATGTCGAAGCCTGATTTAAATTCCTACTAGCCTTTTATTTCAAAAGGACGTGTCTCTAGATGGTAGTGATGGGAAGGCGCCAGTGACCATATTACATGACAGGGGAGCGTTTGACTCGTTCATCCTGGCTTCtgctctgcctttttttttactgaggaaACGGACACAGGATCCTTTATACCTGTGTTGGGCAGGGACATGTCTGTTTTTCATGTGCCAGTACATAACTTGTACTCCGTTCAGGGTGAGCCCTGATGTGATGTGTCTGGGCTGATCAGCCAGCACAACCGGTAGCACCGCTTGGTAGTAATGGccctgatgaaaacaaaaaaacagtttcctTAAGCGTTTAAGGCGTGCGCTATGACCCGCACCATGAATATGGCCAGTCACGGTGCAGATTCCTTGGAGCATGCAAAGGCAGGGGATGGTGCCACAGGATTGTTTGTATTGTCCTTGTCTAACACTCCCTTGTCTGTCTCGCATAGTGAGTTGGTGAGTGAGCACAAAGCCAATCCTACGCTGAAGGAGCTGTTCCATTTTGTCCTTCCAGCAGATGAGGTGAAAAATCGTGCAGCCATTAGCTGTTCTGCAAAATGACTGGAAAGAGCCTGAGCCAC
It contains:
- the LOC135250405 gene encoding NXPE family member 4-like, with protein sequence MELIKSMERLEQSKTTDIRKTTDLPSAVRHPFGTRGCTYSRKKLILIFLCVLSFFFMYFSNVCKWTSIWEQSEIPHKDMTVDEVTFSTSTSFTSFNDSSSAQNSVVRLEQPRAQYCVGDTLNVLVEISDYEGNLKAYGGDFILARIHSPNLKACASGNVTDLLNGSYRVHFHLFWPGEVHVSVLLIHSSEAVKVLQKDWIKNYSKITHMGTFVIGRKKETSECALRLSSDTPLCEYRKKQDGEYYACYKPHTLPCNSLTTMRSYAYHGPNFTKEEVHLLAQENTGIAIPNSFNPVTVVGCTGTVHRPTEKCVVGMNPPFPGGYFYSDRWSSSSCQAGPFLNAGAITRCLKEKTLYLLGDSTARQWIEYLNRKLKGLRMKGSRLLSYLAVDARNKITVRWIKHAHPWLSTLPSSIKKSVTIPEVLDSITLGRGQKDVIVVIGIGQHFRPYPPEVFIRRLQSIRRAILRLHARIPQAVVVIKLENTIKLRPTMIGNSNWYGYMQNLAQRKVFECLKVALVDAWDMTVAANTLDVHPNPVIVSNQVALALSYSCH